A genomic stretch from Heterodontus francisci isolate sHetFra1 chromosome 23, sHetFra1.hap1, whole genome shotgun sequence includes:
- the LOC137382833 gene encoding immunoglobulin lambda-1 light chain-like produces the protein MTAWVGVLAVLVLCLHSSNADAVLTQPTSISTSPGETVKITCTMSGANIGSYYTSWYWQKPGSAPVLIWSERDGKPSNIPGRFMGSVDASSNKMHLTITKVQSEDAADYYCYAASIFGKGTKLNLSNPRGPSVSVLPPASDQIAAKNTATLVCLVSGFNPGAVEIEWTVDGSVRGNGVETSRIQQETDNTFSVSSYLTLPASEWNSHELYSCVVKHETQANPLKTSIARSSCI, from the exons ATGACTGCGTGGGTTGGAGTTCTTGCCGTGCTGGTTCTCTGTCTCCACA GTTCGAACGCGGATGCTGTCTTGACACAGCCAACATCCATCTCAACTTCCCCGGGGGAAACCGTAAAGATCACCTGCACCATGTCCGGAGCCAACATCGGAAGCTACTACACCAGCTGGTACTGGCAGAAGCCCGGCAGTGCCCCTGTGCTTATTTGGAGTGAGAGAGATGGCAAACCTTCGAATATCCCTGGTCGATTCATGGGTTCTGTGGACGCATCGAGCAACAAGATGCATTTAACCATCACAAAAGTACAATCGGAGGATGCGGCTGATTATTACTGTTATGCAGCTAGTATCTTTGGTAAAGGAACCAAGCTGAATCTGAGCA ATCCGAGAGGCCCCTCGGTGTCCGTTCTTCCGCCTGCATCGGATCAAATTGCAGCAAAGAACACGGCGACCCTGGTGTGTTTGGTGAGCGGTTTTAACCCGGGAGCTGTGGAGATTGAGTGGACTGTAGATGGCAGTGTGAGAGGGAATGGTGTTGAGACCAGTCGGATCCAGCAGGAGACGGACAACACGTTCAGCGTGAGCAGTTATCTGACTCTGCCAGCCTCAGAGTGGAACTCACACGAGCTTTACTCCTGTGTGGTTAAACACGAGACTCAGGCAAACCCGCTTAAAACAAGTATTGCTAGGTCCAGTTGTATCTGA